A genomic segment from Hyalangium gracile encodes:
- the galU gene encoding UTP--glucose-1-phosphate uridylyltransferase GalU: MSAPTPKTEPLLRKCVIPAAGLGTRFLPATKAIPKEMLPIVDTPTLQYIVQEAVSAGITDVILISGRGKESMIDHFDLAVELEATLKARGKEEEFRKLRAISDMVTVLSVRQKEPLGLGHAVLCARGLVGNEPFGVMLGDDMIDSEDPGIRQLARVFHQYKQGVVALMEVPDSETHLYGIAAGKEIADGVIQIDRIVEKPKRGTAPSNLAVIGRYVLPPDIFGILENQPPGVGGEIQLTDGLATLQKQQGLLGYRFKGLRYDAGDKVGYLKANIAYALKRPELRGPLLEWLGEIVKAEKP, from the coding sequence ATGTCCGCTCCTACACCCAAGACAGAGCCCCTGCTGCGCAAGTGCGTGATTCCCGCCGCGGGGTTGGGCACGCGCTTCCTCCCTGCGACCAAGGCCATCCCCAAGGAGATGCTGCCCATCGTCGACACGCCGACGCTTCAGTACATCGTCCAGGAGGCCGTCTCCGCGGGCATCACCGACGTCATCCTCATCAGTGGTCGCGGCAAGGAGTCCATGATCGACCACTTCGATCTCGCCGTGGAGCTGGAGGCCACGCTCAAGGCCCGCGGCAAGGAGGAGGAGTTCCGCAAGCTGCGTGCCATCTCGGACATGGTGACCGTGCTCAGCGTGCGGCAGAAGGAGCCGCTGGGGCTCGGCCACGCCGTGCTGTGCGCCCGGGGCCTGGTGGGCAACGAGCCGTTCGGCGTCATGCTCGGAGACGACATGATCGACTCCGAGGATCCGGGCATCCGGCAGCTGGCCCGCGTGTTCCACCAGTACAAGCAGGGCGTGGTGGCGCTGATGGAGGTGCCCGACAGCGAGACGCACCTGTACGGCATCGCCGCCGGCAAGGAGATCGCCGACGGCGTCATCCAGATCGACCGCATCGTCGAGAAGCCCAAGCGCGGCACCGCGCCGTCCAACCTGGCCGTCATCGGCCGCTACGTGCTGCCGCCGGACATCTTCGGCATCCTGGAGAACCAGCCGCCGGGCGTGGGCGGGGAGATCCAGCTCACCGACGGCCTGGCCACGCTGCAGAAGCAGCAGGGGCTGCTGGGCTACCGCTTCAAGGGCCTGCGCTACGACGCGGGTGACAAGGTGGGCTACCTCAAGGCCAACATCGCCTATGCCCTGAAGCGGCCGGAGCTGCGCGGGCCGCTGCTCGAGTGGCTGGGCGAGATCGTCAAGGCGGAGAAGCCGTGA
- a CDS encoding PorV/PorQ family protein, with product MPHRLMLLLALCLSTTVHAQAEVEDLRDVMSARAYAMGGAYRALGMGTEAVLGNPAAIAMWQMYRIEMHGAWDTHNKDAFGGVALMDAKTSQLAAGLDYHILSLRNGEGRATAHYSTLAFALPITPGVMVGTSVHYLRMSSPRQANSTTVSAGLLLRLSDGISAGFSAHNLIDTQNEELGRYYSAHLGFMTGLLTLAGDVRADFESREERIFTYSVGGEYILGQTLPFRVGYTYDGFQKASQLGVGLGFLTGEGGGIDIGYRHDLGGEKGRLVALTIKLQVG from the coding sequence ATGCCTCACCGATTGATGCTCCTGCTGGCGCTGTGTCTGTCCACCACCGTCCACGCCCAGGCCGAAGTGGAGGACCTCAGAGACGTGATGAGCGCGCGCGCCTATGCCATGGGCGGAGCCTACCGGGCGCTCGGCATGGGCACGGAGGCCGTGCTGGGAAACCCCGCCGCCATCGCCATGTGGCAGATGTACCGCATCGAGATGCACGGCGCCTGGGACACCCACAACAAGGACGCCTTCGGCGGGGTGGCCCTCATGGACGCCAAGACGAGCCAGCTGGCCGCCGGGCTGGACTACCACATCCTCAGCCTGCGCAACGGCGAGGGCCGGGCCACGGCCCACTACAGCACGCTGGCCTTCGCCCTGCCCATCACCCCCGGCGTCATGGTGGGCACCTCGGTGCACTACCTGCGGATGAGCAGCCCCCGGCAGGCCAACTCCACCACCGTGTCCGCCGGCCTGCTGCTGCGCCTGTCCGACGGCATCAGCGCGGGCTTCTCCGCCCACAACCTCATCGACACGCAGAACGAGGAGCTGGGGCGCTACTACTCGGCCCACCTGGGCTTCATGACGGGGCTGCTCACCCTGGCCGGGGACGTACGCGCCGACTTCGAGTCACGCGAGGAGCGGATCTTCACCTACAGCGTCGGCGGCGAGTACATCCTCGGCCAGACGCTCCCCTTCCGCGTGGGGTACACCTATGACGGGTTCCAGAAGGCCTCGCAGCTGGGCGTGGGCCTGGGCTTCCTGACGGGCGAGGGCGGCGGCATCGACATCGGCTACCGGCACGACCTGGGCGGGGAGAAGGGCCGGCTGGTGGCCCTCACCATCAAGCTGCAGGTGGGCTGA
- a CDS encoding glycosyltransferase, with amino-acid sequence MPPPVVTVLLPARNSAPTVARAVESLLVGTLSDIRVLAVDDGSTDDTRGVLQGLAARDTRVEVLDGGGRGLVAALQLALSQATSPYVARMDADDEALPRRLEASVAALEADSHLAGVGTAVELFREDQPVSPSLQAYAAWLNGLTTAEALFRERFIESPLCHPSVCLRREALLASGGWEHGNFPEDYALWLKLLHAGHGLRNLPEVLLRWRDSSGRLTRTDPRYDVRRFTWVKARYLALGPLAGGRSCTVWGAGPSGLTLTRFLREEGVAVQRLVDVHPRKVGTRIEGIPVVSPEQLGPPAGELLLVCVGIRWAREEIRADLTARGWVEGVDFLCAA; translated from the coding sequence ATGCCCCCTCCGGTCGTCACTGTCCTCCTTCCCGCCCGCAACTCGGCGCCCACGGTCGCCCGAGCCGTGGAAAGCCTGCTCGTTGGCACGCTGAGTGACATCCGGGTCCTCGCGGTGGATGACGGCTCCACGGATGACACACGCGGCGTGCTCCAGGGGCTGGCGGCTCGGGACACCCGGGTGGAGGTGCTCGACGGCGGAGGCCGAGGGCTGGTGGCCGCGCTCCAGCTCGCGCTCTCCCAAGCCACATCCCCCTACGTGGCCCGCATGGACGCGGATGACGAGGCCCTGCCTCGCCGGCTGGAGGCCAGCGTGGCGGCCTTGGAGGCGGACTCCCACCTGGCGGGAGTGGGCACGGCCGTGGAGCTCTTCCGGGAGGACCAGCCGGTGAGCCCCTCGCTGCAAGCGTACGCGGCGTGGCTCAACGGGCTCACCACGGCCGAGGCCCTCTTCCGCGAGCGCTTCATCGAGAGTCCGCTGTGCCACCCCTCGGTGTGCCTGCGGCGAGAGGCGCTCCTGGCCAGCGGAGGATGGGAGCACGGCAACTTTCCCGAGGACTACGCGCTGTGGCTCAAGCTGCTACACGCCGGACATGGCCTGAGGAACCTGCCCGAGGTGCTGCTGCGCTGGCGGGACAGCTCGGGGCGGCTGACGCGGACGGACCCGCGGTACGACGTGCGGCGCTTCACGTGGGTGAAGGCGCGATACCTGGCGCTCGGTCCCCTGGCTGGCGGGCGGTCGTGCACGGTGTGGGGCGCGGGGCCCAGCGGGCTGACCCTCACCCGGTTCCTGCGAGAGGAGGGCGTGGCCGTGCAGCGCCTCGTCGACGTGCACCCGCGCAAGGTGGGCACCCGCATCGAGGGCATCCCCGTGGTGTCGCCGGAGCAGCTGGGGCCGCCCGCTGGAGAGCTCCTCCTCGTCTGCGTGGGCATCCGCTGGGCCCGAGAGGAGATCCGCGCGGACCTCACCGCCCGCGGCTGGGTGGAGGGCGTGGACTTCCTGTGCGCGGCGTGA
- a CDS encoding RluA family pseudouridine synthase, translating into MKRRTFQVEGVLVGLSVVEAVAAQLGMTVEVARGLVETGAVYLAGRRCREADARLRAGQVVAVVLEEAGRSSLAAPAPPPALGILFEDEELVAVDKPAGITAQPTEGRVGESLVDRVSQKLGRPAGLVHRLDRETSGVTVFGKTPQATTALAAEFREGHARKRYVAATGPGLPESGTVELPLSRDPSRPGRWRASHAANGVPAYTDFRTLYAGEAFCLVELLPRTGRTHQLRAHLTALGRPILGDARYGGASQAGGIPAPRCLLHAQALELAHPRTGEPLRLEAPVPEDLRRFFTEAGVPVPEGPIAPVTPRTGSPRPPPSRGR; encoded by the coding sequence GTGAAGCGCAGAACCTTTCAGGTCGAGGGCGTGCTGGTGGGGCTCTCCGTGGTGGAGGCCGTGGCCGCCCAGCTCGGGATGACCGTGGAGGTGGCCCGAGGCCTCGTGGAGACGGGCGCCGTGTACCTCGCGGGGCGGCGCTGCCGGGAGGCCGATGCCCGCCTGCGCGCGGGGCAGGTGGTCGCGGTGGTGCTGGAGGAGGCGGGGCGCAGCTCGCTCGCGGCCCCGGCTCCGCCTCCGGCGCTCGGCATCCTGTTCGAGGATGAGGAGCTCGTCGCGGTGGACAAGCCCGCGGGCATCACCGCGCAGCCCACGGAAGGGCGCGTCGGCGAGAGCCTGGTGGACCGGGTGAGCCAGAAGCTGGGGCGGCCCGCGGGGCTCGTGCACCGGCTGGACCGGGAGACGTCGGGCGTCACCGTCTTCGGCAAGACGCCCCAGGCGACGACGGCGCTGGCGGCGGAGTTCCGCGAGGGCCATGCCCGCAAGCGCTACGTGGCGGCCACCGGCCCGGGGCTCCCCGAGTCGGGCACGGTGGAGCTCCCGCTGTCGAGGGACCCGTCACGTCCCGGGCGCTGGCGCGCGAGCCATGCCGCCAACGGAGTGCCCGCGTACACCGACTTCCGGACCCTGTACGCGGGCGAGGCGTTCTGCCTGGTGGAGCTGCTGCCTCGGACCGGGCGCACGCACCAGCTGCGCGCGCACCTCACGGCGCTGGGCAGGCCCATCCTGGGAGATGCGCGCTACGGAGGGGCCTCTCAGGCCGGGGGGATTCCCGCGCCGCGCTGCCTGCTGCACGCGCAGGCGCTGGAGCTGGCACACCCGCGCACCGGCGAGCCTCTGCGCCTCGAGGCTCCGGTGCCCGAGGACCTGCGGCGCTTCTTCACCGAGGCCGGCGTGCCCGTGCCCGAGGGCCCCATTGCCCCCGTCACGCCGCGCACAGGAAGTCCACGCCCTCCACCCAGCCGCGGGCGGTGA
- a CDS encoding peptidase M3, which produces MDRPVHSVRARLDDFLAELATLHYRHGAGLSTDLPVSALHASFPEVSDPDTFSAATEALEKARAKNDVLAVRRLQLLRELVAGQVEEALAARDVEAVAKLEAQARLPVDDQTLSFGEVLSQLPQETQRGRRALLERAVGNFLWGERGRYGARREAALRTAERLGARSYPLLRDDVSGIAHDKLVEAAEETLRRTEDAYRDVLGYVLRKLEPTLRPLPGGDARRHDLQAALQSPWMDSFFRREDLMPAVTRWLNEWNLPPAANGRIRIDDEPRSGKARRPFVAAVRVPSEVRLVIHLEGGMDRLGGLLHEFGHAQHLAHISETAPVELRRLGDASVTEAYAALTERLLLCPEWLKRYLHLPSTPARDTVRLAAFQALAVMRRHCAKLSYELSLTTRGASEERAEEYVAGQRRALFVEPHPGFFLFDVDPQLYSARYLRAWALETRLTARLMERFNEDFWRNPSASAWLKGLFSRGGTDDAEALSTEVSGAALSLPEAGARLVAILNG; this is translated from the coding sequence ATGGACCGTCCCGTGCACTCCGTTCGCGCGAGGCTGGACGACTTCCTCGCCGAGCTGGCAACCCTGCACTACCGCCACGGCGCAGGACTCTCGACAGACCTGCCCGTCAGCGCGCTCCACGCCAGCTTCCCCGAGGTCTCCGACCCCGACACCTTCTCCGCCGCCACCGAGGCCCTGGAGAAGGCCCGAGCCAAGAATGATGTGCTCGCCGTGCGCCGCCTCCAGCTGCTGCGAGAGCTGGTCGCCGGCCAGGTGGAAGAGGCGCTCGCCGCGCGCGACGTCGAGGCCGTCGCGAAGCTCGAGGCCCAGGCCCGCCTGCCCGTGGATGACCAGACCCTCTCCTTCGGCGAGGTGCTGAGCCAGCTTCCCCAGGAGACGCAGCGAGGCCGCCGCGCCCTGCTGGAACGGGCCGTGGGCAACTTCCTGTGGGGCGAGCGCGGCCGCTATGGCGCACGGCGCGAGGCGGCGCTGCGGACCGCCGAGCGGCTGGGAGCCAGGAGCTACCCGCTGCTGCGAGACGACGTGTCCGGCATCGCCCACGACAAGCTCGTCGAGGCGGCGGAGGAGACGCTCCGGCGCACCGAGGACGCGTACCGCGACGTGCTCGGCTACGTGCTGCGCAAGCTGGAGCCCACCCTGCGCCCGCTGCCCGGCGGGGACGCGCGCCGGCATGATCTCCAGGCCGCGCTCCAGTCCCCGTGGATGGACAGCTTCTTCCGGCGCGAGGACTTGATGCCCGCCGTGACGCGCTGGCTGAACGAGTGGAACCTCCCGCCCGCCGCCAACGGCCGCATCCGCATCGATGACGAGCCGCGGTCCGGCAAGGCCCGTCGCCCCTTCGTCGCCGCGGTGCGCGTCCCGAGCGAGGTGCGCCTGGTGATCCACCTGGAGGGCGGCATGGACAGGCTCGGGGGGCTGCTCCACGAGTTCGGCCACGCTCAGCACCTGGCCCACATCTCGGAGACGGCGCCGGTGGAGCTGCGCCGGCTGGGAGATGCCTCGGTGACGGAGGCCTACGCCGCGCTCACCGAGCGGCTCCTGCTCTGCCCCGAGTGGCTCAAGCGCTACCTCCACCTGCCGAGCACTCCGGCGCGGGACACCGTGCGACTGGCGGCCTTCCAGGCCCTGGCGGTGATGCGGCGCCACTGCGCGAAGCTCTCCTACGAGCTGTCGCTCACCACGCGCGGCGCCTCGGAGGAGCGAGCCGAGGAGTACGTGGCGGGCCAGCGACGCGCGCTCTTCGTGGAGCCGCACCCGGGCTTCTTCCTGTTCGACGTGGATCCCCAGCTGTACTCGGCGCGCTACCTGCGCGCGTGGGCGCTGGAGACGCGCCTCACGGCCCGGTTGATGGAGCGCTTCAACGAGGACTTCTGGCGCAACCCCTCCGCCAGCGCCTGGCTGAAGGGGCTGTTCTCCCGCGGAGGTACGGACGACGCGGAGGCACTCTCCACGGAGGTGTCTGGCGCAGCCCTCTCCCTGCCCGAGGCGGGAGCCCGCCTCGTGGCCATACTCAATGGGTAG
- a CDS encoding DUF2058 family protein encodes MQNLRDKLLKAGLVSEDQAKKSETSAPAPRRSPPAQTPRQEASAPRRDDRPPRRDDRPPRRDDRPPRRDDRPPRRDDRPPHREGGGGGRPQHGRPAATAAERPIPKLPPLPGSKEYQRIESKKQLELDRALRELVMGAQVPSEPGETAFYFMTRKGRLRRLELSQAQAKQLEDGALGVVERPEPAQIEHALVPAATAEQMFALSKKAVRFLNRKENPIGFMSDDDVKTQQAAEAAGTAPEIADEPEADEGAAAGTTESAAPTTEGGTPEGGGTEPQAQ; translated from the coding sequence ATGCAGAACCTGCGCGACAAACTCCTGAAGGCAGGCCTCGTATCCGAGGACCAGGCCAAAAAGTCAGAGACGAGCGCTCCGGCCCCCCGCCGCTCGCCCCCTGCCCAGACACCGCGACAGGAGGCCAGCGCGCCTCGGAGGGACGACCGCCCGCCTCGGCGGGATGACCGTCCTCCTCGGAGGGATGACCGCCCGCCCCGGCGGGATGATCGTCCCCCACGCCGCGATGATCGTCCACCGCACCGCGAGGGAGGCGGTGGCGGTCGCCCGCAGCACGGCCGGCCTGCCGCCACCGCGGCCGAGCGACCGATCCCCAAGCTGCCGCCGCTGCCGGGCTCCAAGGAGTACCAGCGCATCGAGTCGAAGAAGCAGCTCGAGCTGGACCGGGCGCTGCGCGAGCTGGTGATGGGCGCGCAGGTGCCGAGCGAGCCGGGCGAGACGGCCTTCTACTTCATGACGCGCAAGGGGCGGTTGCGCCGGCTGGAGCTGAGCCAGGCGCAGGCCAAGCAGCTCGAGGACGGGGCGCTCGGGGTGGTGGAGCGGCCCGAGCCCGCGCAGATCGAGCACGCGCTGGTGCCGGCGGCGACGGCTGAGCAGATGTTCGCGCTCTCGAAGAAGGCGGTGCGGTTCCTCAATCGCAAGGAGAACCCCATCGGCTTCATGAGCGACGACGACGTGAAGACGCAGCAGGCGGCCGAGGCCGCGGGCACGGCGCCGGAGATTGCCGACGAGCCCGAGGCCGACGAGGGCGCTGCGGCGGGCACGACCGAGTCCGCCGCCCCCACCACCGAGGGTGGCACGCCCGAGGGTGGCGGCACCGAGCCTCAGGCGCAGTAG
- a CDS encoding acyl-CoA dehydrogenase family protein produces MPRAEITDLLLIDQLLTDEEKAARDTVARFVDKEVLPIIGQHFRDGTFPAHLVPGLAEMGVLGANLQGYGCAGMNTVSYGLILQELERGDSGLRSFASVQGSLCMFPIHAYGSEEQKQRFLPGMAQGRLIGCFGLTEPDFGSNPGGMRTRARKDGDTWVLNGTKAWITNGAIADVAVVWAKTEEGGAESVRGFLVEKGMPGFTAREIPGKFSLRASVTSELSFQDVRVPDRNVLPKVTGLKGPLSCLNNARLGIAFAVTGAAIACFEGAREYALSRAQFDGKSIAGYQLTQEKLADMLQEIVKAQLLGLRLARLKDEGKVTPVMVSLAKRNNVKAALEIARSARSIYGANGISDAYPPVRHMLNLESVFTYEGTHEVHTLVLGKAITGIDAFN; encoded by the coding sequence ATGCCGCGCGCGGAGATCACCGACCTGCTCCTCATCGACCAGCTGCTGACGGACGAGGAGAAGGCCGCCCGCGACACGGTGGCCCGCTTCGTGGACAAGGAGGTGCTGCCCATCATCGGCCAGCACTTCCGCGACGGCACATTCCCCGCGCACCTGGTGCCCGGGCTGGCGGAGATGGGCGTGCTGGGCGCCAACCTCCAGGGCTACGGCTGCGCGGGCATGAACACCGTCAGCTACGGCCTCATCCTGCAGGAGCTGGAGCGAGGGGACTCGGGGCTGCGCTCGTTCGCGTCGGTGCAGGGCTCGCTGTGCATGTTCCCCATCCACGCCTACGGCAGCGAGGAGCAGAAGCAGCGCTTCCTGCCGGGCATGGCGCAGGGCCGCCTCATCGGGTGCTTCGGCCTCACCGAGCCGGACTTCGGCTCGAACCCGGGCGGCATGCGGACGCGGGCGCGCAAGGACGGGGACACGTGGGTGCTCAACGGCACCAAGGCGTGGATTACGAACGGCGCCATCGCCGACGTGGCGGTGGTGTGGGCGAAGACGGAGGAGGGCGGCGCCGAGTCGGTGCGCGGCTTCCTGGTGGAGAAGGGGATGCCGGGCTTCACGGCGCGGGAGATTCCCGGGAAGTTCTCGCTGCGCGCCTCGGTGACGAGCGAGCTGTCCTTCCAGGACGTGCGCGTGCCGGACCGCAACGTGCTGCCGAAGGTGACGGGGCTGAAGGGGCCGCTGTCCTGCCTGAACAACGCGCGGTTGGGCATCGCCTTCGCGGTGACGGGCGCGGCGATCGCGTGCTTCGAGGGTGCTCGCGAGTACGCGCTGTCGCGAGCGCAGTTCGACGGCAAGTCCATCGCCGGCTACCAGCTCACGCAGGAGAAGCTGGCGGACATGCTCCAGGAGATCGTCAAGGCGCAGCTGCTGGGCCTGCGCCTGGCGCGCCTCAAGGACGAGGGCAAGGTGACGCCGGTGATGGTGAGCCTGGCCAAGCGCAACAACGTGAAGGCGGCGCTGGAGATTGCCCGCTCGGCGCGGAGCATCTACGGGGCCAACGGCATCTCGGACGCGTACCCGCCGGTGCGCCACATGCTCAACCTGGAGAGCGTCTTCACCTACGAAGGCACCCACGAGGTGCACACGCTCGTGCTGGGCAAGGCCATCACCGGCATCGACGCGTTCAACTGA
- a CDS encoding SDR family NAD(P)-dependent oxidoreductase — protein MTTPTKMAVVTGASRGIGRAVALGFIKEGYTVWAMARSAEALEGLRREAGEALRPVTLDVTDEAALVAACRTVLQAGTPRVLVNNAGISISAPLTKTRTEDMARLMAINVTAPYLFCRELIPAMATAGGGRVINIGSVASVRGVPYTSAYCASKHALLGITRSLAVEYARKGVTVNQVNPGWVDTDMLSQAVGTISKTTGRSEQQARETLAAMNATGRVIRPEEVAATCLFLASDAAEGITGAAIPLAGGDISG, from the coding sequence ATGACGACTCCTACGAAGATGGCGGTGGTGACGGGCGCCAGCCGCGGCATCGGCCGCGCGGTGGCGCTGGGCTTCATCAAGGAGGGCTACACCGTGTGGGCCATGGCCCGCTCGGCGGAGGCCCTCGAGGGGCTGCGGCGCGAGGCCGGCGAGGCCCTGCGCCCCGTCACCCTGGACGTGACGGACGAGGCGGCGCTGGTGGCCGCGTGCCGCACCGTGCTCCAGGCCGGCACACCGCGCGTGCTGGTGAACAACGCGGGCATCTCCATCTCCGCGCCGCTGACGAAGACGCGCACCGAGGACATGGCCCGGCTCATGGCCATCAACGTCACGGCGCCCTACCTCTTCTGCCGCGAGCTCATCCCCGCGATGGCCACGGCCGGCGGCGGGCGCGTCATCAACATCGGCTCGGTCGCCTCGGTGCGCGGCGTGCCGTACACGTCCGCCTACTGCGCCTCGAAGCATGCGCTGCTGGGCATCACCCGCTCGCTCGCCGTGGAGTACGCGCGCAAGGGCGTGACGGTGAACCAAGTGAACCCGGGCTGGGTGGACACGGACATGCTCAGCCAGGCGGTGGGCACCATCAGCAAGACCACGGGCCGCTCGGAGCAGCAGGCGCGCGAGACGCTCGCCGCCATGAACGCCACGGGCCGCGTCATCCGCCCCGAGGAGGTCGCCGCGACGTGCCTCTTCCTGGCCTCGGACGCGGCCGAGGGCATCACCGGCGCGGCGATCCCGCTGGCCGGCGGCGACATCTCCGGCTGA
- a CDS encoding outer membrane protein assembly factor BamB family protein, with product MAGLCVISGCGVENDPETAWAGLRSEPSARVPANIVVEPGAVVFPRTTVGVPVTTSVRLRNDGESITQVLLGIPEPFTVALTSLNLPPGAEQAVDLRLEPAQPGTAGAVLLVQAEGRRIELTVRGEVDPAPTGGSEDDSSGQLATSTCSGPDGTARQAWSYVPPQDQALEFTGAVDAQGHLYATECPRFWDTAEDGPIELRTCHLLSLDRDGQVRYRRPLSGSEYVRVDLIDGEHLYGTFERTSPRVTSLAAANGSVRWSTPLFPLMDAGCRWAYVSAPVLARPNVVVAVYALGENVTCNALVALNADTGALAWKVSADSHFSQPIADSRGNLYTSHYDRARDRSKLLSYTAAGAVRWQAERTGERAPVAVNGGALTLSSEELADPDTGAFRATLAIADIPRWSPEGALPFGPSPYADVALGARGLLAVPEGRCTGATCPTAPHVSERFFYGLDATSGTLRWTVPIGGFPSAPLLTARDSLLLVDRPVPEDCEFGCQGDDSYFDSYLHEFSLDGREQVACRLQGQAPFITPPALHQGRLFLGAWLNWDISNEATRVLGLHAYDLSSPTEPAATGWVTEGGGNTRQGRPSP from the coding sequence GTGGCCGGACTCTGTGTGATCTCGGGCTGTGGAGTAGAGAACGATCCCGAGACAGCCTGGGCCGGCCTGAGGAGCGAGCCATCCGCTCGGGTGCCCGCCAACATCGTCGTGGAACCAGGCGCGGTGGTGTTCCCGCGCACCACCGTCGGCGTACCGGTGACAACCTCCGTGCGCCTCCGCAATGACGGGGAGAGCATCACGCAGGTCCTCCTGGGCATCCCGGAGCCCTTCACCGTCGCGCTCACGTCGCTGAACCTGCCTCCCGGCGCGGAGCAGGCGGTCGACTTGCGCCTGGAGCCCGCGCAACCCGGCACCGCGGGAGCCGTCCTCCTGGTACAGGCGGAGGGTCGCCGCATCGAGCTCACCGTGCGTGGCGAGGTGGATCCGGCGCCCACCGGCGGCTCCGAGGACGACTCGAGCGGGCAGCTCGCCACGTCCACCTGCTCCGGCCCGGATGGCACCGCCCGGCAGGCCTGGTCCTACGTGCCGCCGCAAGACCAGGCGCTCGAGTTCACCGGCGCGGTGGACGCGCAGGGCCACCTCTACGCGACGGAGTGCCCGCGCTTCTGGGACACGGCCGAGGACGGCCCCATCGAGCTGCGCACCTGCCACCTGCTCTCGCTCGATCGGGACGGACAAGTGCGCTACCGGCGGCCCCTGTCGGGCAGCGAGTACGTGCGCGTGGACCTCATCGACGGTGAACACCTCTATGGCACCTTCGAGCGGACCTCTCCCCGGGTGACTTCACTGGCCGCCGCCAATGGGAGCGTGCGCTGGTCCACGCCGCTCTTCCCGCTGATGGACGCGGGGTGCCGGTGGGCCTACGTCTCCGCGCCCGTGCTCGCGCGGCCCAACGTGGTCGTCGCCGTGTACGCCCTCGGCGAGAACGTCACGTGCAACGCGCTGGTGGCCCTGAACGCGGACACCGGAGCGCTGGCGTGGAAGGTGAGCGCGGACTCGCACTTCTCCCAGCCCATCGCAGACAGCCGAGGCAACCTCTATACGAGCCACTACGATCGGGCCCGGGACCGCTCGAAGCTGCTCTCGTACACGGCCGCCGGAGCCGTGCGCTGGCAGGCCGAGCGCACCGGCGAGCGCGCACCCGTGGCCGTCAATGGCGGCGCGCTCACGCTGTCGAGCGAGGAGCTCGCCGATCCGGACACCGGCGCCTTCCGGGCCACGCTGGCCATCGCCGACATCCCCCGGTGGAGCCCCGAGGGAGCGCTCCCCTTCGGCCCCTCCCCGTACGCCGACGTGGCGCTGGGCGCGCGGGGCCTGCTCGCCGTGCCCGAGGGGCGCTGCACCGGAGCCACCTGCCCCACCGCGCCGCACGTGAGCGAGCGCTTCTTCTACGGGCTGGACGCCACGAGCGGCACGCTGCGCTGGACCGTGCCCATCGGCGGGTTCCCGTCGGCGCCCCTGCTCACCGCGCGAGACTCGCTGCTGCTGGTGGACCGGCCCGTGCCGGAGGACTGCGAGTTCGGCTGCCAGGGAGATGACTCCTACTTCGATTCCTACCTGCACGAGTTCTCCCTCGATGGTCGGGAGCAGGTGGCGTGCAGGCTCCAGGGCCAGGCGCCCTTCATCACGCCTCCGGCGCTCCACCAGGGCCGGCTGTTCCTGGGCGCGTGGCTCAACTGGGACATCAGCAACGAAGCGACGCGCGTCCTCGGCCTGCACGCCTATGACTTGAGCTCACCCACGGAGCCCGCCGCCACGGGCTGGGTGACGGAGGGCGGTGGCAACACGCGACAGGGCCGACCGAGCCCCTAG
- a CDS encoding beta-sandwich domain-containing protein, with product MSDTRLQKLASAVFFSASLVGLPAVAGTVKGKVPVADAQEAERTVVYIEHIPEASHPTAAPATAKVSQKGARFSPGVMPVVKGTSVDFTNDDYVTHNVFSKSKVKPFDLGLYPKEQAKVVTFDQPGTVEIFCSIHPRMNGVVLVLQNPHFTKPSADGSFTLPNVPAGEWKLRVYRPGLDKEPVTVKVPAKGTVETKL from the coding sequence GTGAGTGACACGCGCCTCCAGAAGCTGGCCTCCGCCGTTTTCTTCTCCGCCTCCCTGGTGGGGCTGCCCGCGGTCGCGGGGACCGTGAAGGGCAAGGTCCCCGTGGCGGATGCCCAGGAGGCGGAGCGGACGGTCGTCTATATCGAGCACATCCCCGAGGCGAGCCACCCCACGGCCGCGCCCGCGACGGCGAAGGTCTCCCAGAAGGGCGCCCGCTTCTCTCCAGGGGTGATGCCGGTGGTGAAGGGCACCTCGGTGGACTTCACCAACGACGACTACGTCACCCACAACGTCTTCTCCAAGTCCAAGGTGAAGCCGTTCGACCTGGGGCTCTATCCCAAGGAGCAGGCCAAGGTGGTGACGTTCGACCAGCCGGGAACGGTGGAGATCTTCTGCTCCATCCACCCGCGGATGAACGGCGTCGTCCTGGTGCTCCAGAACCCGCACTTCACCAAGCCCTCGGCGGACGGCAGCTTCACGCTGCCCAACGTGCCCGCGGGCGAGTGGAAGCTCCGGGTGTACCGGCCCGGCCTGGACAAGGAGCCCGTCACCGTGAAGGTGCCGGCCAAGGGCACCGTCGAGACGAAGCTCTGA